The following proteins are encoded in a genomic region of Dasypus novemcinctus isolate mDasNov1 chromosome 3, mDasNov1.1.hap2, whole genome shotgun sequence:
- the SERPINA1 gene encoding LOW QUALITY PROTEIN: alpha-1-antitrypsin (The sequence of the model RefSeq protein was modified relative to this genomic sequence to represent the inferred CDS: inserted 1 base in 1 codon; deleted 1 base in 1 codon; substituted 2 bases at 2 genomic stop codons), with amino-acid sequence MPSSIIRRLLFLVGLCSLVPNALLGNXQGDDTWETDRFKHKDDHPASHKIAPNLANFAFSLYQTKSHESNSTNIFSPVSIATVIAIVALGVKGDTDTEILESLQFNLIQRSEAEVHANIQHLLHTLNQSDNQLXLTMGNGLFLNHSLKAVTKFLEDIKKLYQLYHSEDFSINFRNAEANKKQNTHVEKAIQAKIVCLFKELDEDILSYLVNYILFKGKWEKPFESEHPQEGELPADKESAVTVPTTSLLGGFELYQXNELSTWVLLTDCVGSATTFFILHDLGKLQHLEAMLTKEHLSKLLEKRFMRGLPNLGAVQSCLDL; translated from the exons ATGCCATCCTCCATCATTCGGAGGCTCCTCTTCCTGGTAGGCCTATGCTCTCTGGTCCCCAATGCCCTGTTGGGGA CCCAGGGTGATGACACCTGGGAGACAGACAGATTCAAGCATAAGGACGACCACCCAGCCAGTCACAAGATTGCCCCAAACCTGGCCAACTTTGCCTTCAGCCTGTACCAGACAAAATCtcatgagtccaactccaccaatATCTTCTCCCCTGTGAGCATTGCCACTGTCATAGCCATAGTTGCCCTGGGTGTCAAGGGTGACACTGACACTGAGATCTTAGAGAGCCTGCAGTTCAACCTCATACAGAGGTCAGAGGCCGAGGTCCATGCAAACATCCAGCATCTGCTCCACACCCTCAACCAGTCAGACAACCAGCTCTAGCTGACTATGGGCAATGGGCTATTCCTCAACCACAGTCTAAAGGCAGTTACTAAGTTTTTAGAGGATATCAAAAAGCTGTACCAG ctgtaccactcagaagacttctccatcaacttcaggaatgctgaagcaaacaaaaaacagaacacaCATGTGGAAAAGGCAATCCAAGCA AAAATTGTGTGTTTGTTCAAAGAGCTTGATGAAGACATACTTTCGTACCTGGTGAATTACATTTTGTTTAAAG GGAAATGGGAGAAGCCCTTTGAGTCTGAGCACCCTCAGGAAGGGGAACTCCCTGCAGACAAGGAGTCCGCGGTCACCGTGCCCACGACATCCCTCCTGGGCGGATTTGAACTGTATCAATGAAATGAGCTCTCCACCTGGGTGCTGCTCACGGACTGCGTGGGGAGTGCTACCACCTTCTTCATCCTTCACGACCTGGGAAAGCTGCAGCACCTGGAGGCCATGCTCACCAAGGAGCACCTCTCCAAGTTGCTAGAAAAGAGGTTCATGAGGGGACTACCCAACCTAGGAGCTGTGCAGAGCTGCCTGGACCTCTGA